The sequence caaatgcatgctgggctgggcatgccctgagctcTGGAAGTGAGCGCTATTGGAATCGGGTGAGAAGGCTGGCGCTCTAGCCTTTGGAAACTCGCTGCTCGCTCCGTTCACATTCTGTCCTCTACCCCAACTCCTCTGAAATACAGCCCATAGATTCTAAGGAGAGATTCGATTCCTAAGTCAGTAAACACAATAGTGTATTTACGTCAATAATCAGGGACCTAGACTCATTTGGGATTTACACAAATTTAATGATTTATCTCTTGTATTCTTGTCATCCCCGGCAGACCATCTTGATTCAAAACATCTACCGTAACCCCCAAAACAGTGCACAGACGGCCGACGCCTCTCGCTGTAAGTCCAAAGATCTGCCTCAGGGGTTCAGAAATCCCTCCTTTTCCCCCCTCCTGCTCCCCATATGTAGGTCACGTAGCAGCCGAGCTGTGAGGGACTGCCTCGGCACTGTTAGCAGGGAACCCAACATTATAGTACCTCTCTCACACATCGGCTACTGTAACTGCTCctcccagtccccaccctgaATGGCAAACCATTACTACCAGATAAATGAACAGGATGCTCCTCAATCTCTGTTTTGTATCGTCAAATATTTGTTTCCTCTGCCTCAGTCTTTGCCCTCTTATACACAATCTCTCAGCCACTCAAAACAGAAACATATTCCATTCTGCTATAGGCTATGTTGACCAATTGAAATCCCAAACTACCTTGAGCACAAGGCCTATAATTGGGTAGACCTAGTTGTAACCCTCCACTGTGTGAGCAGTACCCAGTGTTGAGCCCTGTCTTACCAGAGCTGACGCCTCTCCTCTCACACAGGTAGGTATGGCTGTGGACTCACAGGAGTCTGTCTGGGCCACGGTTCTGTTCTCTTCTGATGACTGACTTTCCAAACAAGGACCTCAGAACTAGCCaaacacctccctccctccatagtCCAGAGATGGCTTCACATGTGCTTACTTAGATGGCTTTTGTGCTGTGACCTATTCACAAACGGCTATTTCCTTTGGGAAAATGCGTTGGATTGAATGTTCAACACATGAACCTACCAGAGTCCTTGATACTTCTCCAGTAACACTTGTCAGTAATGTCTCTTTTTAACTGGCATTACTTTGATTCGTTCAGAGTTCCTTGTGATTGCAGCCTCCTGTGAAGCCCTGGCAGAGACGTCTGTGGTCAGGAGACACACCGTTACCTTCTCTTTCAGCATTTCAGATCACACCATGCACTCTATGCTTCAGAGCAGAGTTCCATACAGGGGACTAATGAATCTAGTTATGGCTTCAAATGTGTCCATTGAGGAAGTATTAGCTGACCCTAGTGTGTTCTCTTCAGGGCCTGTTGTAAGGAGCATGATACTTTATCTAATTTAACTTTCTTCCCCCAAAACCCCATTTCTGCTTGACATGTATCACAAAAATGTCCGTTTTGTATTTCAGACCATTGCCCTGTTGAACATTTACCGTAACCCTCAAAACACTGCCCAGTCTGCCGATGGTATACGCTGTAAGTTCCCCCTACATTTGCAAGGCCCTGCGGCATGGACTGCTCATTATATTATACTGTTATCTGGTgtaaacctacctacctacctacactaCAACACCTCCATTATATTATACTGTTATCTGGTGTACACCTACCTACACTACAACACCTCCATTATATTATACTGTTATCTGGTGTATACCTACCTACACAACACCTCCATTATATTATACTGTTATCTGGTGTACACCTACCTACACTACAACAACACCTCCATTATATTATACTGTTATCTGGtgtacacctacctacctacactaCAACACCTCCATTATATTATACTGTTATCTGGTGTACACCTACCTACACTACAACACCTCCATTATATTATACTGTTATCTGGtgtacacctacctacctacactaCAACACCTCCATTATATTATACTGTTATCTGGtgtacacctacctacctacactaCAACACCTCCATTATATTATACTGTTATCTGGtgtacacctacctacctacactaCAACACCTCCATTATATTATACTGTTATCTGGtgtacacctacctacctacactaCAACACCTCCATTATATTATACTGTTATCTGGtgtacacctacctacctacactaCAACACCTCCATTATATTATACTGTTATCTGGTGTACACCTGCCTACCTACACTACAACACCTCCATTATACTGTTATCTGGTGTACACCTGCCTACCTACACTACAACACCTCCATTATATTATACTGTTATCTGGTGTACACCTACCTACCTTTGCTGCAACAACACCCCCATTTGCCAGGAAACAGTAGCAATATCTTAGATATTTTTCCTGGGAAACATTTCGTTTGATTTCAGGTCCAGGCTACTAAAAACAATGTGCCCAGCCAACACCCATATGCTATTATATTCCTATTAGCTGAATCCAAACATGTACACTGTTTTCCCTGGAGGCATCACTGATGTGAGCCTGGTGTGATGGGCTCAGTGTGGATAGCTTTCCCCATGGCACACAATAATGCTGTTGCTCATgcaaaatatacattttgaaGTAGTGTTTTTGTCATGGAGAAGGCCAGACATGTCACTTGATCAATAGCTCTGAAAAGCATACCATTCCCATAGACCCCCTCTGGCTGGCAAGATATCAGCTATATATTTACCTAGCCTAGGTTCTTATGTCGATTTAGTATGAGTAAATGTATCATGCTTGCATTATATTGCCTCTTGCATGGGGGTCATTCAGTTTAATACCAAGACCACAGGCAAGTGGAAAATGGGGAGCCATCTGTCCTGTCCTTCAGGTTGAATGTTATGGGTAAAATACTCCTGAAATGCAGTTAATGTTTCTGTATATTTCTAGACTTTCAACTTCTAAAATTGACTAGTTTGCATGCATTTCTTGCTCATACTAGCTTCGTTGGCACTCATTTTCAGCACCAGCCAGCTCCACTGCCAGTGTTCTCAAACGCCGTCACTGAAGCTGGCTTGTGCTGAGACACTGTCATTAAGATTGTTGTTCCAAAGTGATGTCATCTTAATGTATACATGAACTTGGCTTAATTGATACAATTCTAATAGATTACTGGCCTGATTTACTAAGCTGCTGCACCATTGTAATGTTTATCTGGGGATTTCCAAGGGGGATAAAGTAACAGGGATTTAAAATGGTGGCAATAGGACAAATGTGAAACGTACACAAAGTTAACTTGTATGTTAGTTTCATGGTTTAGCTTGGTATGTTGTCTATATATTCTCGTAAGTCGTTGGATGTGAAATTGCACTGATGCAGATGCTTAGTGACTCTGCCTCCGCCTAGCTGCTTTCTGACTGGTTATTTGTTCATGGTTTTAGGTGCCGTCAGCGACGTGGAGATGCAAGAGCACTATGACGAGTTCTTTGAGGTGAGTGACCTCGGCATGAGAGACTTGTGATGTTTCACCTTCTCTGCCAAACCTGCCTGTTGTGCACGGTATCAACTTCCTCTCCCATTTACTTTTCACAACAGGATCAATCCTGCTGTGCCAATATTGTCCCTGTTCGCTGATGTGAAAGGGGCAGTATTTGTACAGTAGAGGATATGTAGTTGGGTAATGGAACAGACCCTCAGTGAGTGTCAGCCGTGTAGAAACCATGGGTATGTTCCACACTGCAGCTGACTTTGAAGGCGAGACATAACGGATGTACAAATCGCCTtgtatcataaataactactcaataTTATTTGTGGATTACTCATTCACCATTTACCCATAATACGTCATGGTTTTGATGCTCTCAAACAGTGTATGTCATTGGGTTGACCTGCGGTGATGACCTGTACTATAGAATAATGTTAGTATCGTTTCCAAGAGCAGGCTGTTGTTTACTGCTGCTGCTTAGATAACATTTAAAGAAAAGTCTAGACTAGTTGGTCTCTAGAGTAAGTCTAATGATAACAGATCTAGTTATTAATGGATCTCTaaataaagtgttggtttcatgagctgaaataaaaaaaatcccagaaatgttccacacgcACAGATTTCTGTacaattttgtttacatccctgttattgagcatttctcctttgccaagataatccatccacctgaccggtgtgtcatatcaacaagctgattaaacggcatgatcattacacaggtgcaccttgtgctggtgacaaaaggctactctaaaatgtgcagttttgtcactcaacacaatgccacagatgtctcaagttgagggagtgtgcagttggcatgctgactgcagaacatgtccaccagagctgttgccagagaattgaatgttaatatcTCTCATAAGCCACCactgttgttttagagaatttggcagtacttccaatcgcagaccacgtgtatggcgttgcgtgggcgagcggtttgctgatgtcagcgttATGAACAGAGTTCCctatggtagggttatggtatgggcaggcatacgctatggacaacaaacacaattgcattttatccatggcaatttgaatacacagcaatatgtgacaagatcctgaggcccattgtcgtgccattcatccagcgccatcacctcgtgtttcagcataatgcactgccccatgtcacaagaagctgtacacaattcctgggagCTGAcagtgtcccagttcttccatggtctgcatactcaccagacatgtcacccattcagcatgtttgggatgctctggattgacgtgtacaacagcttgttccagttcccgccaatatccagcaacttcgcacagccattgacgaggagtggaacaacattcctcaggccacaatcaacaccctgatcaactctatgcgaaggagatgtgtcgccctgcatgaggcaaataatggtcacaccagatactgactggttttctgatccacgccctacctttttctttaaggtatctgtgaccaacagatgcatatctgtattcccagtcatgtgaaatccatagaataaagcctaatgaatttatttcaatgactgatttccttatgtgaactgtaactcggtaaagtctttgaaattgttgcatgttgtgtttctatatttttgttcagtgtagttattaGTGGGTCTTTAAAGTGGGTCTCTATGGTGCTGCTTTACTTATCAATCAGTGATTGTTTTGTCACACATGACCCTAACCCCATCTTCTGACCTTAACCCCTACAGGAAGTCTtcacagagatggaggagaagtacggagaggtggaggagatgaACGTGTGTGACAACCTCGGAGACCATCTGGTCGGCAACGTCTATGTGAAGGTGAGGGTCAGAGATCCCATGTCAGCCATGTTAAATTCTCTCTTCATCCATCTTCAGTGTGTTGCGTTAATCTGTCTGTGGGGAAACAGGAAAAATTCCTGTTTTTATAGTCTCTCGTCTTTGGGTTCATCAACCTTCATCAGTGTAAATCTGTCTAAAACAtggcctctcttctctctgtgtgtatagTTTCGTCGGGAAGAGGATGCGGAGAAAGCGGTGATGGACCTGAACAACCGCTGGTTCAACGGTCAGCCTGTCCACTCAGAGCTCTCCCCCGTCACTGACTTCAGGGAAGCCTGCTGTCGGCAGTATGAGATGGGGTCAGTGTCGATCTCTCTTTCTGATGAATATCTATACACTACTGTGTTTGACAGTCAGTGTACCTTCAACAATAACCAGACGCCTTGTTTCACCACTGCATTCCACCATATTTTTACAGTTCCACCATGTAATCAGTAATCCTAAAACTCTTTTCAACGTAAACCAAACGGAAAAGTTTTACACCGAAaactagagtttctattggacaaattcagaatcctccctgttttgttccatttgcttcctAATTAATTACACCCTTGGCTTAAGGCTTAAGTTGCCACCTCTTATCCAACAGGAAGAATGTAGTCTTGTCTCCCTGCAGCATATAACTCAGGCTGTTaggaaatggcatcctattccctatgggccctggtcaaaagtagtgcactatatagggtgtcatttgggatggtACCGCaagtgtttttccattggaaCTACCCATCGTTTGCTTAGGCTACAGTTGAACTGTTTGGCTAACTCCAGCAGGAGAtatacatgtagctagctaagccTCTGGTTTGGAGTGCAGGGTGGTAAACGTGATTAATCAGTGGATACAGGTGGAGATTGGAAAAGCTTTTCTCACGGTAACAATATTAACCCTCTGCTTGCCTACCATCCACAGAGAGTGCACCAGAGGAGGCTTCTGTAACTTCATGCACCTGAAACCCATCTCCAGGGAACTTCGCCGGGACCTGTATGGACGCCGCAGAAAAGGGTAGGACACATTCTAGGGAATGTTTGTATTCCAGGAAGACCTTGTTCTGTGTCGCTGTCAACGTTTGACTGTTTCATGGGATTGAATGGTGAAGCATCCAATACCGTACTTGGCAGTGgtttaaagtactactttagttttttggggtatctgtactttactatttgtatttttgaTTGCTTTAACTTTTACTCCGCCACATTCCTAAAGAACATTATGTACTATTTCCTCATGATATTTTCCTTGACACCGAAAGGTACTCGTTCCATTTTTAATGCTTAACTGGACAGAAAAATTGTCTAAATCACgcaaagagaacatccctggtcatccctactgcatctgatctggcagactcactaaacacaaatgctttgtttgtaaattatgtctgagtgttggagcgtgctcctggctattcataaatgtaaaaaaacaagaaaatcgtgccgtctggtttgctgaatagaaggaatttgaaatgatttatacttttacttttgataagtatatttaaaaccaaatacttttagactattactcaagtaggattttgtTGTAtggctttcacttttacttgagtcattttctgttaaggtatcttttactttaactaaagtatgacaattgggtactttttttcCCACCACTGGTACTTGTGTAGTTGACTAAAGTAAAAGCCTCATTTTTAGATGTTTTTGAGTATTCTCTAGGCTGGTTAAGTTGTGTGCTGCTGTTATGTGGTTCAAGCATTTTATTTCTCCCTTTCTAgcaaaggaggaggaggaggaggacaccgCTCTCGCTCACGATCCCGGGAAAGGCGTTCTCGCTCCCGAGACCGTGGCCGTGGTGGCGACGGCGGAAGAGGTGGCGGACGGGACCGCGAGAAAAGGAGGTCCAGGGATCGGGAACGTTCTGGAAGGTTTTAAGATGAGCCAAGACCTAATTATCCCCCTCTTCCAACCCCTTGTCCCCCTCCTACCTCTCTCCCATGATGAAAAATGTGTGTAACATGTTGCAATCGTCGTTAATTTCATTTCTTTTATCCCTTTTTTTAAAGACACAAATACAAGCTTCCGTTGCTTTCTCAATAAAACAGACTTTGTAGTGATTCTCTGCTGTGTCCTTTTTCATTGCTGCAGTTGGTTGGAGTTATAATCTAGCAGGGATAAGACTGGGTGAAAGGGTTTACTGCATaggccagggctctccaaccctgttcttggagcgATACCCaactgtaggttttcgctccaaccccagttgtaactaacagAATATCAACCTATAggacggtagcgctccaggaacagggttggagagccctggcatAGGCAATGACCTTAAGAAATCCCCTCTGCATTTACCACACGTTTGAATGTAATGtatgcagggtttcccaaactcggtcctggggccccatctgggtgcatgttttggtttttatcctagcactacacagctggacGGAGTTTGGGCCtaatgtagcctagtggttagagcgttggacttgtaactgaaaggttgcaagatcgaatccccgagctgacaaggtaaaaaaactgtcgctctgcacctgaacaaggcagttaacccactgttcctaggctgtcattgaaaataagaatttgttcttaactgacttgcctagttaaacaaaggtcaaataaaaaaagtctgctggttttggggttttcctttcaattaagacatagacaaccaggtgaggggctTTCCTAATTAGTgacttaattcatcaatcaagtacaagggaggagcggaaaacccgcagacacttggccctctgtggaatgagtttgacatgtaGGGTAAAGCTACTGTCACTGGGTGTGTAAGAGACGACCTTAAAcccactgacgtcatgatttgacctcgtatttttcagagttcccagttttgAATGGAGCATTTGAACTTGGAAaaatacaaggtcaaatcatgacgtcattTGGAGCTCTAGAAAAAGGCCTGAGATCCAGAGTTGGATCGTTTTTTTCCTCCAAGTTCCCAGTTATTTTGAATGCGccaccagttgtcttgaacgcaccaaTAGTTAAGTGTGTCATGAGTTGAACAGTTGCCCCGTTCAAAAAAACTGGGAACTACTTCAGtcctttcaaaacaactgggatcTCGGTCGGGAAAAAAGGAGtgccgactgggaaaaatcgttttgaatTGATCAAACTCGGGAACTCCAGCCTCTTTCCAgcgctccgacctgaagatcgctgacgtcatgatttgacctcgtatttttccgagtacccagttgttttgaactcagCAAATGTTATGACCATCATGTACCAAAAAGTATCCATCCGGATTTTGTCTCATGGTTACGCAAGGATGAACAACTCCATGGAAATTACATTGGACAACCAAGATCACCAGTTGGAAAAATACAATAAAGTCCTCAAAGAATAGACCTATAAAAAACGTCTTTACGACCATAAACCATGCGTGAAAGGCACGTTAACGCATTGGATGGCACATGGGATGCGCGAGTGGCGTATAGGTTCCGATGTTTCTGAAAATAACATTTGAAAAGGTTCTCTGCTTTTTGGAAATGAATAGAAATAGATCCCTGTTAGACTTCTAAACGTTTTCGCCATGTACCGACTTGTTTCCCCCAACGTTTCACCAAATCTGCATCTCTCATTGGAGGAGGGACAGAAATAGACTCCCTCGCTGCAGCCAATCAAAATGCGCCCTAAACATGCATTCTTCCCCAACGATTGGCCAACCTCCTCGCGCTGATAGTCCTCTTTATTATCTCACTGTTGTAAAAGTTTCTTTCTATCGCCGGAGGAAGATTCTTTACCTCTCCAGATTCCCAGATCATCAGCTACATAGGTAAGTTCAAACTGATCGATCTCTTGCATGATGATGTTAGTGCTATTTTTTTATGCACTTTTTTTGTATGATGCCATGTTCCATTCATCGAAATAAAGTTCTGTGTCCTTATATAGTTTTATAATTATGCTGTACCTACTGAGTCATGGCAATCTAAATAATAGTAAAGAGGTGGGTTATTACAATGACAGTTCGTGTTTTAAACAAGCACATGGTCCATAAACCCCCGACCatatggctagaagggatccaacgtttgtcaaattaacgtcagatttgacttttcgtagtacagtaggttaggagaattagggtACATTTAGGAAACGGGtttgggttagctaaaatgcacacacaaacatctgCCTCTGACCCACCATATGGGACTATTTCTGGGTCCTCCTGTCTATCATCAGTTACCTGAGTACAAGATCGCTTTGTGTTGAGAAATATAGTTATAATTTGCACTATTGAATGAATTGACCTGTGAATCCTCCATCACATTTGTTGTCTCTTTCTGCTCTGGTGACTGAGGGCTGCAGGCAATGAATTTGAGCTGCACCCTTAGTTCATTTTGCCCACCACAATTTGCCATAGTTGAGTGCACTCTTGTGCCATGGCCCTGAGAGCTGACTAAACACACATGTTTCTAGTATGGCCCTAAAAAGACATTGCCCAATAATGCCTATCATAACTATTCAGAGGCAGAGCCAATCTAGTCAGAGCTCGATTCCACAAAGCCTGATCTCTGCTCCACTCTGGTGGAGTCGTCAGAAACTTCCTTCACCATGGAGTTTAATCCGCTATGGGCTTGATGGCTCTGAATAGTTATGATAGAGGTTATTGGACATTGTCTTTTTAGGGCAgttatatgtattattatggggTTGTAAATACTGTCCTT is a genomic window of Salmo trutta unplaced genomic scaffold, fSalTru1.1, whole genome shotgun sequence containing:
- the LOC115182090 gene encoding splicing factor U2AF 35 kDa subunit, with the translated sequence MAEYLASIFGTEKDKVNCSFYFKIGACRHGDRCSRLHNKPTFSQTIALLNIYRNPQNTAQSADGIRCAVSDVEMQEHYDEFFEEVFTEMEEKYGEVEEMNVCDNLGDHLVGNVYVKFRREEDAEKAVMDLNNRWFNGQPVHSELSPVTDFREACCRQYEMGECTRGGFCNFMHLKPISRELRRDLYGRRRKGKGGGGGGHRSRSRSRERRSRSRDRGRGGDGGRGGGRDREKRRSRDRERSGRF